The Podospora pseudopauciseta strain CBS 411.78 chromosome 2 map unlocalized CBS411.78m_2, whole genome shotgun sequence genome has a window encoding:
- a CDS encoding uncharacterized protein (COG:S; EggNog:ENOG503P6ZH; antiSMASH:Cluster_3), which yields MVVLKLAKMFLLPKGTGLIRYIPYLFIIPVLVFHALALTGCVSTSPGIPNIYVVSLRSAELANTNNTDLDVQVRIGYFGMCGISEEHGTLCGTVSGRSVEDLSSTLFPAATASNNTLLKNEITDLITTAQDLQTEIFISILAGAAVLFIVGLVALFFFKQDRKKNATEWYEQGKWSKIVKRGTYGALFLSAAMTFASALATSQSAGALQITSAVMENASVLIKTGTTIQVFQWIAFGFGFSFAAVVPFLAKPREESGSGEYVDKEGNVV from the exons ATGGTCGTCTTGAAGCTTGCAAAGATGTTCCTCCTGC CCAAGGGCACCGGACTCATCCGTTACATCCCCtacctcttcatcatccccgTCCTCGTCTTCCACGCCCTCGCCTTGACCGGCTGCGTGAGCACCTCCCCGGGGATTCCCAACATCTATGTTGTCTCCCTCCGCTCCGCCGAGCTCGCAAACACAAACAACACCGACCTCGACGTCCAAGTCCGGATCGGCTACTTTGGCATGTGCGGCATCAGCGAAGAGCACGGCACCCTCTGCGGCACCGTCTCGGGCCGCTCCGTCGAGGACCTCTCCTCGACTCTGTTCCCCGCCGCGACCGCATCAAataacaccctcctcaagaacGAAATCACcgatctcatcaccaccgctcaGGACCTCCAGACTGAGatcttcatctccatcctcgccggcGCTGCAGTACTCTTCATCGTTGGCCTTGTCGCGCTCTTTTTCTTCAAGCAagacaggaagaagaatgCCACTGAGTGGTATGAGCAAGGAAAGTGGAGCAAGATTGTCAAGCGCGGGACTTATGGTGCGCTTTTCCTCTCGGCTGCCATGACGTTTGCCTCTGCGCTTGCCACGAGCCAAAGCGCGGGTGCACTCCAGATTACGAGCGCGGTGATGGAGAATGCTTCGGTTTTGATCAAGACTGGGACGACGATTCAGGTTTTCCAGTGGATCgcgtttgggtttgggttttcatttgcggcggtggtgccgttTTTGGCGAAGCCTAGGGAGGAGAGTGGGAGCGGGGAGTATGTTGATAAGGAGGGGAATGTGGTTTGA
- a CDS encoding uncharacterized protein (COG:S; antiSMASH:Cluster_3; EggNog:ENOG503PEG1) gives MLLTNLITPLAFLAATVSAIGSARVNNKCTSNVYVWPVGTNITGPYGLSGTVGYYAESFHVDPNTGGRALKISSHPDGLYTPGTPQTIFAYNLDVGANQVWFDLSNVFGNNPAFVGKKITVKSADPACTQEIVWPAGVPPAGSQVRVCSASSNVVLTLCA, from the exons atgctcctcaccaacctcatcaccccccttgCCTTCCTGGCAGCCACCGTCTCAGCCATCGGCTCAGCTCGGGTAAACAACAAGTGCACCTCCAACGTTTACGTTTGGCCCG TCGGAACCAACATCACCGGCCCCTACGGCCTTTCCGGCACAGTAGGCTACTACGCCGAGTCCTTCCACGTAGACCCCAACACAGGCGGCCGCGCCCTCAAgatctcctcccaccccgacGGCCTCTACACCCCCGGCACACCCCAAACCATCTTTGCCTACAATCTCGACGTGGGCGCCAACCAAGTCTGGTTTGATCTGAGCAACGTCTTTGGCAACAACCCCGCCTTTGTGGGCAAGAAGATCACCGTCAAGAGCGCTGACCCGGCTTGCACGCAGGAGATTGTTTGGCCTGCTGGTGTGCCGCCCGCGGGCAGCCAGGTCAGGGTTTGCAGCGCCAGCAGCAATGTTGTGTTGACTCTTTGCGCCTGA
- a CDS encoding uncharacterized protein (EggNog:ENOG503P4MB; COG:S): MTIYKDKYSRKFRARYSGRSCLQHPTKTLSSPTQSKSPHLKTPITMHIQNLISSSFLLLLSFPISTTATTPRPPYPNRTLVGITMIDTPIVRDAQAYARRYCSDSTYNHIMRSWLLGLLHLSHDPALASKIDLEVHALGLILHDLATNHSLSAPFVTPNRRFEVDSAIAAADFIRSHPDGKKWPGWRVQRVWDGIALHAEPGLALYKEADVFAIYWGNELEFSWERPGGERKGVTAEERERVLQEFPRPTLEEGGRGNVFAFVAWYCKYKPESTYNTWMQPFGELLVPGYSAVGHRVIDGSLAAVGLNMSEILK, from the exons atgacgATTTACAAAGATAAATACTCCAGGAAGTTCCGTGCAAGATATTCTGGAAGATCATGTCTCCAGCATCCAACCAAGACACTTTCTTCCCCAACTCAATCGAAAAGTCCACACCTGAAAACACCCATCACGATGCACATCCAGAatctcatctcctcctcctttcttctGCTCCTTTCCTTCCCTATCTCCACGaccgcaacaacaccacgccCCCCCTATCCCAACCGCACCCTAGTCGGCATAACCATGATCGACACCCCCATCGTCCGCGACGCCCAAGCCTACGCCCGACGCTACTGCTCCGACTCAACCTACAACCACATCATGCGCTCCTggctcctcggcctcctccacctctcccacgaCCCCGCCCTCGCTTCCAAAATCGACCTCGAAGTCCACGCCCTCGGCCTGATCCTCCACGATCTGGCAACcaaccactccctctccgcccccTTCGTCACCCCCAACCGGCGCTTCGAAGTTGATTCTGCCATTGCAGCAGCAGATTTCATCCGTTCACACCCCGACGGGAAAAAATGGCCGGGGTGGCGGGTTCAGAGGGTGTGGGATGGGATTGCGTTGCATGCCGAGCCCGGGTTGGCGTTGTATAAAGAGGCGGATGTTTTTGCGATATATTGGGGTAATGAATTGGAATTCTCGTGGGAGAGGCCCGggggagagaggaagggggtgacggctgaggagagggagagggtgttgcaGGAGTTTCCCAGGCCgacgttggaggagggggggagggggaatgtGTTTGCTTTTGTGGCTTGGTATTGTAAATACAAACCGGAGAGCACTTATA ATACTTGGATGCAGCCGTTTGGGGAGCTGCTGGTGCCGGGTTATTCGGCGGTGGGACATCGGGTTATTGATGGGAGtttggctgctgttgggttGAATATGAGTGAGATTCTCAAGTGA
- a CDS encoding uncharacterized protein (antiSMASH:Cluster_3; EggNog:ENOG503PQIT) has protein sequence MARGNTPGPRGGSSRGGRGGSRGRGGGRGGSRGRGQCVGAGYAASLTAIRENPEGVLSDIKNVSSSPASGGFNLRRDPPSYHAGSNWFGPVSGSVLLRYFKCSPDSPESYQFQTINSGDGTPDGIAFAIVHEDDQPLWRSHGIVYTNSRHYLLPGYDEKKAALVAQHQEATEEEKVHRSINATTENIKFRRYGLEDGPDMEIFGLYGNISRIIVPGEWQKKKHESPILVGCNNTPSVKHTPGLHSPIAVFETLPDDDRVQYISWFRIEEIELFAANSAALAKNLHQVGMDGGVDTEWATLKLSKILPGDAQYRRYPSWGKTEKRQFKLGQEIEHLRAVEDKGSDEEGLVGEREINVAGQPVADEQALVSEETGAVVPAETKKEEEDLVELVRVLSKDERMQALVKQAEEVLTAREKEHVVDDVVEEKEE, from the exons ATGGCTCGCGGAAACACCCCTGGCCCTCGCGGCGGCAGCTCTCGTGGTGGTCGCGGTGGCTCtcgtggccgtggtggtggacgtGGCGGAAGCCGTGGCCGTGGCCAATGCGTCGGCGCCGGATACGCCGCCTCCCTCACCGCCATCCGCGAGAACCCCGAGGGTGTCCTTTCGGACATCAAAAATGTTTCGTCCTCACCTGCCTCTGGCGGGTTTAACCTCCGCCGCGACCCGCCCAGCTATCATGCTGGTAGCAACTGGTTCGGCCCCGTCAGC GGTTCGGTGTTGCTGAGGTACTTCAAGTGCTCACCCGACTCCCCCGAGTCTTACCAGTTTCAGACCATTAACAGCGGCGATGGCACCCCAGACGGCATTGCTTTTGCCATCGTCCATGAAGATGATCAGCCTTTGTGGAGGAGCCACGGCATTGTTTACACCAATTCCAGGCATTATTTGCTCCCCGGGTACGATGAGAAGAAAGCTGCCCTTGTTGCCCAGCATCAGGAGGCTacggaggaagaaaaggtcCATCGCAGTATTAATGCCACCACAGAGAACATAAAGTTTCGTCGTTATGGCCTTGAGGATGGTCCCGACATGGAAATCTTTGGCCTGTATGGGAATATCTCTCGCATTATTGTCCCTGGCGAATG gcagaagaagaaacacGAGAGCCCCATCCTCGTCGGTTGCAATAACACCCCCAGTGTTAAGCACACCCCTGGCCTCCACTCCCCCATCGCTGTATTCGAGACCCTTCCCGATGACGACCGCGTCCAGTACATCTCGTGGTTCCGGATTGAGGAGATTGAGTTGTTTGCCGCCAATTCTGCTGCGCTGGCGAAGAACTTGCACCAAgttgggatggatggtggtgtggatACCGAGTGGGCGACTTTGAAGTTGTCCAAAATTTTGCCAGGTGACGCCCAGTATAGGCGTTATCCGAGCTGGGGAAAGACTGAAAAGAGGCAGTTCAAGCTCGGACAAGAGATTGAGCACTTGCGCGCGGTGGAGGACAAGGGCTCGGACGAGGAAGGTCTCGTGGGGGAGCGCGAGATCAACGTGGCCGGGCAGCCGGTCGCGGACGAGCAGGCGCTCGTGAGCGAGGAGACTGGCGCGGTGGTCCCTGCTGAGACgaaaaaggaggaagaggatttGGTGGAGTTGGTCCGTGTGCTTTCTAAGGACGAGCGGATGCAGGCCTTGGTCAaacaggccgaggaggttttgACGGCTCGTGAGAAGGAGCatgtggtggatgatgtggtggaggagaaggaggagtaa
- a CDS encoding uncharacterized protein (COG:S; EggNog:ENOG503NZIS) — protein MDPRKYDPLHTIEETNPESRRNRHDMYHHHSIKKSIWAKLSQTCIFEFLGFLASFLCIGATATLLRWYDNQLAPDWPVTLNFVLSLLGNVGFAGTIFGVQATIAQLKWIWFAKRPRPLADLVGFQKARGGVIGVAQLLWTAGAEFVVITASLALLFGMFWGPFTQNLVRYEAGDIAADGAVALLSLSIVYDAHGLRRDYSTNYPDPALELNIMLALNSGLTQGTNSPQFLCSTGNCTWPPTATLGFCSRCTDITSKINLTCKDDGGGQGIPKGVYCSAELFDGSATLRQVGNLTTVEDFMNITFVGGKGGLRYHAIRLLPPYVLSSAYRPSLDFSNFSATECSLQQCVLSFETSVQNGVYTETLLDTFTEPPLNGKHWLAHQLRPPWGLERGIDPAANLSFGLSESLQRDWAWPDPHFLVTDVIPGSATTSDGHTAIEFCSGFANGSCKQSKMMNYIFNANYTANECGSVNGDTFSCVMDGIAAAMTKTIRNSGVVANGTEIGEAFLVKGQASTVATFVRVRWYWIALPAAVWTLGFVAWVVAVIRTKRLQLPTCREDLLPLLFLYDR, from the exons ATGGATCCGCGGAAATACGACCCTTTGCACACGATTGAGGAGACAAACCCAGAAAGTCGCCGCAATCGCCACGACatgtaccaccaccacagcatcaAGAAATCGATATGGGCAAAGCTCTCTCAGACGTGTATCTTCGAGTTCCTCGGGTTCCTGGCCTCTTTCTTATGTATAGGGGCCACTGCCACCCTTCTTCGTTGGTACGATAACCAGCTGGCGCCCGACTGGCCGGTCACGCTCAACTTCGTGCTATCACTCCTCGGAAATGTGGGTTTTGCTGGAACCATCTTCGGCGTCCAGGCGACCATTGCACAGCTCAAGTGGATATGGTTTGCGAAGCGACCGCGGCCTTTGGCAGATCTCGTCGGTTTCCAGAAGGCGAGAGGAGGTGTGATAGGGGTTGCCCAACTTCTCTGGACTGCGGGCGCTGA ATTCGTCGTTATCACTGCGTCGCTAGCTCTCTTGTTCGGAATGTTCTGGGGTCCTTTCACACAGAATCTCGTTCGGTATGAGGCGGGCGATATCGCGGCGGACGGCGCGGTCGCCCTGCTCAGTCTTAGCATCGTCTATGACGCCCACGGCCTGCGCCGCGACTATTCAA CAAACTACCCCGACCCAGCTCTGGAACTTAACATTATGCTGGCACTGAACTCAGGTCTGACCCAAGGCACAAACTCGCCTCAATTCCTTTGCAGCACAGGCAATTGCACTTGGCCCCCGACAGCTACGCTGGGCTTCTGTTCACGGTGTACCGATATTACGTCGAAGATCAATCTGACGTGCAAAGACGACGGTGGAGGACAAGGCATCCCGAAGGGGGTATACTGTAGCGCCGAGTTATTTGATGGCTCAGCCACTTTACGTCAAGTTGGCAACCTCACGACCGTCGAAGACTTTATGAACATCACCTTCGTTGGCGGCAAAGGTGGGCTGAGGTACCATGCCATCCGATTACTCCCTCCATACGTCCTCAGCAGTGCCTACAGGCCTTCTCTCGACTTCTCGAACTTCAGTGCCACCGAGTGCTCGCTGCAACAGTGTGTGTTGAGCTTCGAGACGTCTGTCCAAAACGGTGTCTATACGGAGACCTTGCTAGACACATTCACGGAGCCACCCCTCAATGGCAAACACTGGTTAGCCCACCAGCTGCGGCCGCCATGGGGTCTCGAGCGCGGCATTGATCCCGCTGCTAACTTATCTTTCGGCTTGAGTGAGTCCTTACAGCGAGACTGGGCATGGCCTGATCCCCATTTTCTGGTAACCGACGTCATTCCCGGCTCTGCTACAACCAGCGACGGCCACACAGCCATTGAATTCTGTTCTGGATTCGCGAACGGCTCCTGTAAGCAGTCCAAGATGATGAATTATATCTTCAACGCGAATTATACCGCCAACGAATGCGGCAGCGTCAACGGTGATACCTTTTCCTGCGTCATGGACGGGATTGCCGCCGCCATGACGAAAACCATACGCAACTCGGGTGTTGTCGCCAACGGCACAGAAATTGGAGAAGCCTTTTTGGTCAAGGGCCAAGCAAGTACCGTCGCTACTTTCGTTAGAGTCCGATGGTATTGGATTGCTCTCCCTGCCGCAGTCTGGACCCTTGGCTTTGTGGCGTGGGTTGTGGCGGTCATACGGACGAAGCGTCTACAACTGCCGACTTGTCGAGAGGACCTACTGCCGCTTTTGTTTCTATATGACAGATAA
- a CDS encoding uncharacterized protein (antiSMASH:Cluster_3; EggNog:ENOG503P2GZ; COG:E) yields the protein MSLAFKVITSFSSIFTATYSTIESLITSPNQDTNHQQDHAFQAPSATDKRSPCPMVNALANHAYLPRDGSNVSLLKLIQAAKEGINLAPDATLIVGLKALQTSTTGSWLTFNLDDLNKHGVIEHDASLSRKDVFFGDNHSFSPETWETVFKHFRGLEKIPLQVAAAARKERVESARASNPEFSLTEDQNRFSILETSLYLMVFGEGTQGNARTDWVKVLFEEERLPFQEGFTRSPTMLTLGQILELHKKVEAV from the exons ATGTCGCTCGCCTTCAAAGTCATCACATCTTTCTCCTCCATATTCACCGCAACCTACAGCACGATCGAGTCCCTCATAACTTCCCCCAACCAGGataccaaccaccaacaggACCATGCCTTCCAAGCCCCTTCCGCCACCGATAAACGCAGCCCATGTCCGATGGTCAACGCTCTCGCAAACCACGCCTACCTTCCCCGAGATGGGTCCaacgtctccctcctcaagctcATCCAAGCCGCCAAAGAGGGCATCAACCTCGCCCCCGACGCAACCCTCATCGTCGGCCTCAAAGCCCTCcaaacctccaccactgGCAGCTGGTTAACCTTCAACCTGGACGACCTGAACAAACACGGCG tCATCGAACACGACGCCTCCCTCAGCAGAAAAGACGTCTTTTTCGGCGACAACCACTCCTTTTCCCCCGAGACGTGGGAAACAGTATTTAAACACTTTCGAGGACTGGAGAAAATCCCCCTCCAAGTTGCCGCAGCGGCCAGGAAGGAAAGAGTGGAGAGCGCAAGGGCTTCCAACCCGGAATTTAGCCTGACCGAGGATCAGAACAGGTTCTCCATTTTGGAGACCAGTCTGTATCTCATGGTCTTTGGGGAGGGAACGCAGGGGAATGCGCGGACTGATTGGGTCAAGGTGCTGTTTG aagaggagaggcTGCCGTTTCAGGAGGGGTTTACGCGGTCGCCTACGATGCTGACTCTTGGTCAGATTTTAGAGTTGCATAAGAAGGTGGAGGCCGTTTAA
- a CDS encoding uncharacterized protein (COG:S; antiSMASH:Cluster_3; EggNog:ENOG503P5JW): MLFTTASALAATLFAGLVSAQTPVGFTPAVEARLEVIYGTKATIEPGTRFTKTETARQPTIGTSDVALNGTYVWLLIGINSPSNFQNPSSGPRRTNLHALITGFKFSGQTVSVAGVSNPIYTLTSSSTGPITYVGPSPPAENPPYAHKYVSLLYETPEGFNVTRQQVGQTFGFNLTTFVDTVGLTAAPVRASYISVAA; this comes from the exons ATGCTTTTCACCACCGCATCCGCCCTCGCAGCCACCCTGTTTGCGGGTCTGGTGTCTGCCCAGACCCCTGTTGGCTTTACTCCAGCTGTGGAAGCCAGATTGGAAGTCATATACGGCACAAAAGCGACCATCGAGCCCGGAACAAGATTCACCAAAACAGAGACTGCACGACAACCCACCATTGGCACCAGCGATGTCGCGCTGAATGGCACATATGTCTGGCTTCTCATTGGTAT AAACAGCCCCTCCAACTTCCAaaacccctcctccggcccTCGCCGCACCAACCTCCACGCCCTCATTACGGGCTTCAAATTCTCCGGGCAGACTGTCTCTGTTGCCGGCGTCAGCAACCCAATCTACACCctgacatcctcctccaccggtCCCATCACCTACGTCGGTCCTTCGCCTCCGGCAGAAAACCCCCCTTACGCCCACAAATACGTCAGCCTGTTGTACGAGACTCCAGAAGGCTTCAACGTGACAAGGCAGCAAGTAGGACAGACATTCGGCTTCAACTTGACCACATTCGTCGACACTGTTGGGTTGACAGCCGCGCCAGTGAGGGCGAGTTATATCAGTGTAGCTGCATAG
- a CDS encoding uncharacterized protein (COG:S; antiSMASH:Cluster_3; EggNog:ENOG503NX9C) yields MGLFSRRDKAPKAAADDQPALASSQSKTSLTSASSSIVTPINTSSRIINRTSAGTTSTAGPGTPLTPFSPTGMNPTLPKVDMPRPPDPQLDPAGYLRSLSAVRERCQILWSKALKNDLRHFDVDMRKFPDVVSFVANIIKRDYDAPFTTIPPHGRYQHFGVGGRDRIAHLLATWPEDMVDNTEKCKRMIDLFLVSVLLDAGAGTKWSYKSVENGRVYRRSEGIAVATLDMFKTGLFSGSPANKYQVDKEGLRQLTVEKLAQGLQSTPGNEMAGLEGRAQLLIRLSEALNNTEYFGEDGRPGNMLDHILSHPSTQASSVIIVPLTVLWNVLMDGLAPIWPPSRTAINGVSLGDAWPCSSMPQPAQSPTSPTFSPFPNTTGQSNGIAPWESILPFHKLTQWLTYSLMQPMQSIMKIQFAGQELLTGLPEYRNGGLFIDMGVMTLKPEDQERGLQHYAEYCQRTGTKAVEVAPMFEPSDDVIVEWRGATVGFLDMLALEVNRVLKAELAGGELSLAQVLEAGSWKGGREIAEVSRPNTKEPPILIDSDGTVF; encoded by the exons ATGGGCCTGTTTTCAAGAAGAGACAAGGCGCCGAAGGCGGCCGCCGACGATCAGCCAGCGCTGGCCAGCTCCCAGTCTAaaacctccctcacctcggcttcctcgaGCATTGTCACCCCGATCAACACCAGCTCCCGCATCATCAACCGCACATCAGCTGGAACGACGAGCACCGCCGGCCCAGGAACCCCTTTGACCCCTTTTTCCCCAACAGGCATGAATCCCACACTTCCCAAAGTCGACATGCCGAGACCACCAGACCCCCAGCTCGACCCTGCCGGGTATCTTCGCAGCTTAAGCGCTGTGCGGGAGCGTTGCCAAATCTTGTGGTCCAAGGCCCTGAAGAACGACCTGCGACACTTTGATGTCGACATGCGCAAGTTTCCCGATGTGGTCTCCTTTGtagccaacatcatcaag AGAGATTACGATGCCCCTTTTACCACTATCCCACCACATGGCCGATACCAGCATTTTGGCGTTGGTGGCCGTGACAGAATTGCCCATCTTTTGGCGACTTGGCCCGAGGATATGGTGGACAACACGGAGAAATGCAAACGCATGATTGACCTTTTCCTCGTGAGCGTTCTGCTTGATGCAGGCGCTGGAACCAAGTGGAGCTACAAGAGCGTCGAGAATGGCCGGGTATACAGACGATCAGAGGGCATTGCTGTGGCGACCTTGGACATGTTCAAGACG GGCCTGTTCTCTGGCAGCCCAGCAAACAAGTACCAAGTGGATAAGGAGGGCCTCCGACAACTGACCGTCGAGAAGCTGGCTCAGGGACTTCAGTCGACGCCCGGCAACGAGATGGCTGGTCTTGAGGGCAGAGCCCAACTCCTCATTCGCCTGAGTGAGGCTCTTAACAACACGGAGTactttggcgaggatggcCGGCCAGGCAACATGCTAG ATCACATCCTCTCGCACCCGTCAACACAAGCATCTAGCGTGATTATTGTGCCTCTTACGGTGCTCTGGAACGTCTTGATGGATGGTTTGGCGCCAATTTGGCCGCCATCACGGACAGCTATCAATGGTGTTTCGCTCGGTGATGCTTGGCCATGCAGCTCTATGCCCCAACCGGCCCAATCTCCAACCAGCCccaccttttctcctttccCCAACACCACGGGCCAGTCGAATGGCATTGCACCCTGGGAGAGCATCCTACCCTTCCACAAGCTCACCCAATGGCTTACGTACTCGCTCATGCAACCCATGCAGAGCATTATGAAGATTCAGTTTGCTGGTCAGGAGCTCCTGACTGGGTTGCCAGAGTACCGAAACGGTGGGCTATTTATCGACATGGGTGTTATGACACTCAAGCCTGAGGACCAAGAGCGGGGTCTGCAACACTACGCCGAATACTGCCAGCGCACAGGCACCAAGGCCGTCGAGGTTGCGCCCATGTTTGAGCCTAGCGATGATGTTATCGTCGAATGGAGGGGTGCCACAGTGGGCTTCCTCGATATGCTGGCTTTGGAGGTTAACCGAGTCTTGAAGGCGGAGTTGGCTGGCGGGGAGTTGAGTCTCGCACAAGTTCTGGAAGCTGGCAGCTGGAAGGGTGGCCGGGAGATTGCCGAAGTCAGCAGGCCAAACACCAAAGAGCCACCGATCTTGATTGACAGTGATGGGACAGTATTCTAG
- a CDS encoding uncharacterized protein (COG:S; antiSMASH:Cluster_3; EggNog:ENOG503PA19), with protein sequence MRASFSLLLSILGLLSTGAHAIVRFHCSALTVQRLDPLVNPGMIPSTHVHQIVGGDAFNASMDPSLDLPELSTCTSCQFAEDFSNYWTAVLYFKAKNGTYKRVPQLGNNQFEKAKGGLTIYYMQDAIYDRNQKSNVQAFQPGFRMFVGDLNARTIEEAARFRQLTYVCMDTWTSRAPETMAFPTRKCPEGIMTSVRFPTCWDGKNLDSPDHMAHMSYPEYGTFESGGPCPASHPVRMPQVFYEVVWDTKIFNNEEWPEDGSSPFVWSFGDATGFGTHGDYLFGWKGDALQRILDAPCWFNTNCAKESNSPLQTIEQMNACTQPSIVDEDIDGWLDELPGGWKADYGHGHGSTE encoded by the exons ATGCGTGCGTCATTCTCGTTGTTGCTCTCCATCCTGGGGTTGCTATCGACAGGAGCCCACGCAATCGTTCGCTTTCATTGCAGTGCGCTTACAGTACAGCGCTTGGATCCTCTCGTCAACCCTGGGATGATACCCTCAACACACGTCCATCAAATAGTGGGCGGCGATGCCTTTAACGCCAGCATGGATCCCTCGCTCGACCTTCCCGAACTATCCACCTGCACATCTTGTCAGTTTGCCGAGGACTTTTCGAACTACTGGACAGCCGTGCTCTACTTCAAGGCCAAAAATGGAACATACAAGAGGGTGCCACAACTAGGGAACAACCAGTTTGAAAAGGCCAAGGGAGGGTTGACCATCTACTACATGCAGGATGCCATCTATGACAGGAATCAGAAGAGCAATGTTCAGGCCTTCCAACCA GGCTTTCGCATGTTCGTCGGTGACCTCAATGCCCGGACAATCGAGGAAGCTGCCCGCTTCCGTCAACTCACATACGTCTGCATGGATACTTGGACCTCGCGCGCCCCAGAAACGATGGCCTTCCCGACAAGAAAATGCCCAGAAGGCATCATGACCTCCGTCCGATTTCCTACTTGCTGGGATGGCAAGAATCTGGACTCCCCCGATCACATGGCGCACATGTCTTACCCTGAGTATGGAACTTTCGAGAGCGGTGGTCCCTGCCCAGCGAGCCACCCTGTGAGAATGCCGCAGGTTTTCTACGAGGTGGTTTGGGATACCAAGATTTTCAACAATGAGGAGTGGCCTGAGGATGGGAGCAGCCCATTTGTGTGGAGTTTTGGGGACGCGACGGGTTTTGGGACGCATGGGGATTATTTGtttgggtggaagggggatgcGTTGCAGAGGATTTTGGATGCGCCGTGTTGGTTCAACACGAACTGTGCGAAAGAGAGT AACAGCCCGTTGCAGACGATTGAGCAGATGAATGCGTGTACACAGCCTAGTATAGTGGATGAGGATATCGATGGGT GGCTTGACGAACTACCTGGTGGTTGGAAAGCGGACTATGGACATGGACATGGTTCAACAGAATGA